From Zingiber officinale cultivar Zhangliang chromosome 5B, Zo_v1.1, whole genome shotgun sequence, the proteins below share one genomic window:
- the LOC121984681 gene encoding BRAP2 RING ZnF UBP domain-containing protein 2-like, which translates to MAAATTSGGIIAAAAAAAQEEVIQLMPAPLPPADSRDKPGEPTGWGFTLSVSFSSGNPRIEETRGIMHLYPDEVASSDNLPIGRKPLVCVIAVPNHMTYADFCRFCGAFIMHMAEMRIVRTDGVDDQYSVIIKFDNQISADGFYQHFNGRQFSSLEGDQCSVRYTIDVQYTGSIEHTQSSATSSAEEPSCPVCLERLDQDTSGILTTICNHSFHCSCISKWTDSSCPVCRYCQQQPETSTCSVCGTSENVWICVICGFIGCGRYKEGHAIRHWKETQHCYSLELETQRVWDYVGDNYVHRLIQSKTDGKLVELNFHCAHADDKRGSCEYSEDLGFDEALLNSKLDTIAGEYNDLLTSQLDNQRKYYESLVLEIKEETEKEISEAIKKAVSLKLQKFQIKLDKCIEEKKFMEDINENLLKNEDMWKAKVQQLEEREQAAVKWRDEKIQGLEEQLGDLIMHIESQNVIDEPPKDSVASEITAGTVLPVEPASSSSTGSNEHGKKNRRRN; encoded by the exons ATGGCCGCTGCAACCACCAGTGGCGGCAtcatcgccgccgccgccgccgcggcGCAGGAGGAAGTCATCCAGCTGATGCCTGCTCCTCTCCCTCCTGCGGATTCACGCGACAAGCCCGGGGAGCCCACTGGTTGGGGCTTCACCCTGTCCGTTTCCTtttcctccggaaaccctaggatCGAGGAGACTCGAGGAATCATGCACCTCTACCCGGATGAAGTCGCCTCCTCCGACAATCTCCCT ATTGGAAGGAAGCCTCTCGTTTGTGTGATTGCGGTGCCTAACCACATGACTTATGCTGATTTCTGCCGGTTCTGTGGTGCCTTCATCATGCACATGGCCGAGATGCGAATCGTTAG AACTGATGGTGTGGACGATCAATATAGTGTGATCATCAAGTTTGATAATCAAATTTCTGCTGATGGATTCTACCAACACTTTAATGGGAGGCAGTTTTCGTCTCTGGAG GGTGATCAGTGTAGTGTTCGTTACACTATTGATGTGCAGTACACTGGATCGATTGAACATACACAAAGCTCAGCAACAAGCTCTGCTGAAGAGCCTTCTTGTCCAGTTTGTCTTG AGAGACTAGATCAAGATACTAGTGGCATTCTCACAACAATTTGCAATCATTCTTTTCACTGTTCATGCATATCTAAATGGACGGATTCATCTTGCCCG GTTTGCAGATATTGCCAACAACAACCTGAAACATCAACATGCTCTGTCTGTGGAACTTCTGAGAATGTTTGGATATGTGTTATTTGTGGTTTCATTGGGTGTGGAAG ATACAAGGAAGGCCATGCTATCAGACACTGGAAAGAAACACAGCACTGTTATTCACTTGAGTTGGAGACTCAGCGTGTGTGGGATTATGTTGGGGACAACTATGTACACCGTCTAATCCAATCAAAAACTGATGGAAAGTtagttgagttgaatttccatTGTGCTCATGCTGATGATAAACGTGGTAGCTGTGAATATAGCGAGGACCTTGGTTTTGATGAGGCTCTTCTGAACAGTAAACTCGATACT ATAGCTGGAGAATACAATGATCTTCTCACATCTCAACTAGATAACCAAAGAAAA TATTATGAATCACTGGTGCTGGAGATTAAGGAGGAGACTGAGAAAGAAATTTCTGAAGCTATAAAAAAGGCTGTTAGTCTAAAACTTCAGAAGTTCCAAATAAAGCTTGATAAATGCATCGAAGAGAAAAAGTTTATGGAGGAT ATTAACGAAAACTTGTTGAAAAACGAAGATATGTGGAAAGCAAAAGTTCAACAACTGGAAGAAAG GGAGCAAGCTGCAGTAAAATGGAGAGATGAGAAGATTCAAGGTTTGGAGGAACAA CTTGGAGATCTGATAATGCACATTGAATCCCAAAACGTGATCGATGAACCTCCAAAGGACTCCGTTGCGAGTGAGATCACAGCCGGCACTGTATTGCCAGTCGAACCGGCATCCTCTTCCAGTACGGGCAGCAATGAACATGGTAAAAAGAACCGAAGAAGGAACTAA